One Actinomycetes bacterium genomic window, CACGTTCACCGGGGCATACGCACTCAATCCGTTCACGGGCCAGCCGGTGCCCGTTCACCTCGCCGACTACGTGCTCGCCACCTACGGCACCGGTGCCGTCATGGCGGTACCGGGGCAGGACCAGCGTGACTGGGAGTTCGCCACGACCTTCGGCCTGCCGATCATCCGCACGGTCGAGCCGCCGGCGGACTTCGACGGCGAGGCGTTCACAGGCGATGGGCCGGCGTTCAACAGCCCGGCTGCAGACCAGACCGATGCCCCCGGACCCGACCTCAATGGCCTGGACGTCGGCGCAGCCAAGGCGAGGGCGATCGAGTGGATCGAACAGGTCGGCATCGGCGACGCCACGGTCAACTTCCGCCTTCGGGACTGGCTGGTCAGTCGCCAGCGGTTCTGGGGTTGCCCGATACCAGTGGTGTACTGCGACATCGACGGCATCCAGCCGGTGCCCGAGGACCAGCTCCCGGTTCTGGCTCCCGACGACGTCGAGTTCCGCCCCACCGGCCAGTCCCCGTTGCAGTCCCACGAAGGGTTCCTGCACACGACATGCCCGAAGTGCGGTGGCCCGGCCACGCGCGAGACCGACACGATGGACACGTTCGTGGACTCGTCGTGGTACTTCCTGCGGTTCTGCGATCCGTGGAACTCCGAGGCCCCGTTCGCGGCCGGCGAGGTGGCGCCCTGGATGCCGGTGGACCAGTACATCGGTGGTGCTGAGCACGCCGTGCTGCACCTCATGTACGCCCGGTTCTTCACCAAGGCGCTGGCTGACCTGGAAGTGGCGCCCAAGGATCTACGAGAGCCGTTCCAGCGCCTGTTCACCCAGGGCATGATCCGCCTCGACGGCGCCAAGATGTCGAAGTCGCGCGGCAACTTGGTGACGCCCGAGGAGATCATCGACACCTTGGGTGCCGACTCCTTGCGTCTCGCGCACCTGGCGGTGAAGCCGCCCGAGGAAGACGTCGACTGGGAGGACTTCGGCCTCGAGGGCTGCAGTCGTTTTCTGCAACGGCTCTGGCGCCTTGCCGTCCCGGGTTCCGAGCTGATGGCGCAGACGACCGTGCGGGAAGGCGAGCTGACCGAAGTCGACACCGAGGTGTTGCGGGCGATGAACCGCCTCATCGCCGACTACTCCGACGACTTCGGCCGCTGGGCCTACAACGTGGCCGTCGCACGTGCGATGGCGTACCTCAACGACCTGTACCGCTACGTGCAGTCCGACGACGGCGTTCACGGGCAAACCATCGAGGCGGCGATGGACACGCTGGTGACCTTGCTCGCCCCCGCCACACCGCACATCACCGCGGAGCTGTGGTCGAGGCGCCACGATGGCGAGCACGTTCACACCCGGTCGTGGCCGACGGCCGACGAGTCGATGCTCGTGGAAGAGACCGTCACGATGGTCGTGCAGGTCAACGGCAAGGTCCGCGACCGCGTCGAAGTGCCTGCCGATGCCGATGAGGCGGCCTGCATCGCTGCGGCGAGGGCATCGCAGAAGGTGGCTGCGCAACTGGACGGCGAGCCCCGCAAGGTCATCGCCCGCCCCCCGAAGATCGTCAACTTCGTGCTCTGAGCGCTGCGGTCAGCAGAGCCCTCGCGAAGCGGGCAGACTGGTCCGAACCGACGGGTGTGGCTTCGGACACAGTCAGTAACCGACCCGCACCCCCTGAGGTCACAACCACGTGCTTTCACTCATCGATCGAATCGAGAACGTCGCCGAATACTCGGGGCGCACGATCACCTTCATCAGCGGAGATGACCACGAGACCGTCTCCTGGGCCGACCTGCACAGCGAGGCTCTGGCCGCCGCGGCCCACCTGCAGGCGAGGGGAGTGAAGCCCGGCGACCATGTCGCACTGTTGGGGCCCACCACCCGGTCGCTGATTACGGCCATCCAGGCTGTGTGGCTCACCGGAGCCACCCTCGTGACGATGCCGCTACCGATGCGCATGGGGGCGCTCGACCAGTTCATCGAGCAGACACGCAACCGGATCCATCGTTCCGACTCCAAGATGGTGTTGATCGATCCCGAACTGCTCGCCTTCGTGGAACCCCAGGACGGAGACCCGCCGTTCCTCTCACTCGACGAACTGGTTGGCAGCGGTCCCGGACAAGGCGACTACGACAGGCCCAAGTCCGACCCTGATTCGCTGGCGGTGCTCCAGTTCACCTCCGGCTCCACCTCGGAGCCCAAGGGCGTGATGCTGCCGCACC contains:
- a CDS encoding leucine--tRNA ligase; protein product: MPSDALGAGDHQDGPAYVPTEIEPRWQRYWRDNGSYEVDNDDPRSRYYVLCMYPYPSGAAHMGHVRNYTFGDLLTRYRTMAGDAVLSPMGFDSFGLPAENAAIKTGVHPRTFTEERMEELRTSLIRIGGVYDWRREVFSHDPDFIRWTQWIFLKFLESGLAYRKGATVNWCPGCQTVLANEQVVDGRCERSDDLVERRDLEQWYFRITDYAQELLDDLDELDWPERVVTQQRNWIGRSEGVEFDMAICDADGNPHPDGLGMRVFTTRPDTSYGMTFCVLAPEADLVAKITTAEQVEAVSAFVEQARMTSEIDRLSTEGSLDKRGTFTGAYALNPFTGQPVPVHLADYVLATYGTGAVMAVPGQDQRDWEFATTFGLPIIRTVEPPADFDGEAFTGDGPAFNSPAADQTDAPGPDLNGLDVGAAKARAIEWIEQVGIGDATVNFRLRDWLVSRQRFWGCPIPVVYCDIDGIQPVPEDQLPVLAPDDVEFRPTGQSPLQSHEGFLHTTCPKCGGPATRETDTMDTFVDSSWYFLRFCDPWNSEAPFAAGEVAPWMPVDQYIGGAEHAVLHLMYARFFTKALADLEVAPKDLREPFQRLFTQGMIRLDGAKMSKSRGNLVTPEEIIDTLGADSLRLAHLAVKPPEEDVDWEDFGLEGCSRFLQRLWRLAVPGSELMAQTTVREGELTEVDTEVLRAMNRLIADYSDDFGRWAYNVAVARAMAYLNDLYRYVQSDDGVHGQTIEAAMDTLVTLLAPATPHITAELWSRRHDGEHVHTRSWPTADESMLVEETVTMVVQVNGKVRDRVEVPADADEAACIAAARASQKVAAQLDGEPRKVIARPPKIVNFVL